DNA from Elaeis guineensis isolate ETL-2024a chromosome 2, EG11, whole genome shotgun sequence:
aatatattatctttttttttaatacatctgtgataatattgcttgagacagcgtattatggcttacgatccacgatatcccggtccccgagacagcagcattcttacattgcaggagcaccatcgatcacagactattttagatggcggcgtaagcattacaatcttatttactttttaaatttttattttaaaaatcatgtacgttatctaattattatattttattgcaggagtccagacatcttcgtctacgacgatccgatgcagatttctggaggacagaggacatcccagatagagtgttagattatttacgatatctggaattttatggagtatatcggatcgatcgtatacagatggacgttggtcttattactgctttgcttgagagatggcatccagagacacacacatttcatcttccatttggtgaggcgaccatcagtttacaggatgtcagcatccttactggactaccagttgatggagatccagttatcggagttgatcccacacttaccattccggaatggcaggctttgtgcttgcggttgttagggtttgagcccgatgcacatttttttgatcattcacggctcaggattgagtgtttggatgatcgttatcgtcattttcatattgcggatgatgcaccagaggagatggtgcagcagtatgttaggggtcaggtgctgcgattgttaggtggtgtcctgttacctgatacttcatcgaataagatgaagttgatgtttttgccattattagaggatttagacttcgctcgtcgactcagttggggaagtgcagtactagcttgtttataccgagctatgtgtcggggttcctatgctgatcagagcgagattggcggttatcttgtattattacaggtacgtgaattaaaatttttaatttttaatatttaattatattttacattcgatatatcatttatttaatttttaaattttgcagatttgggtatgggagcgtatgccgactatcagtccattacgacgacagttgctcgagatgcaatcagagcagcaggatcctgatgttccattcagactagatggaccattaggatacaggtatcgaaatattatttttttatttaaattttattattttaaatttatttaatattagtacattgtgaaacagatggaacgttgcattcaacgttcatcacgtatcgacaagagtggcacgggtttataggtgccagttggatacattagttgatacatctagacgggtaaattttaaattttttacaaatatcaatttacagtattcataatatattataattttatattaatttttttttattttaactatattatatcagtttttatgggagccatatacagatgggatattggctatactgccgtagatgtgtacagttggacacgacatatggactgctagggtgccacttatttgttttgatgtggtagagtggcatcttcccgatcgtgtcctgcggcagtttggtcagactcagggcatcccagagtagtttgataccagctagggacttcatcgtattgatcgacgagggagagctcgtatcgactggcgtatcagacatgcacagtacatcgatatttgggatgcacgtcgagatcacattgttcatggtgatcctattttgagaggccgttcatatactgatgactacatggcttggttttttagcattacggtgcgagtcattggacagtctcagtatgcagtttctggatacgagggcgagagttctactgtacgtcttttggtaagattatgaaaattacttcatgttatttgtgttatatttttgttttatattgtacactatactgattgttttatactaactgttctatttttattttatagactgattctgtgtcggatcttgtgttggacactcgtcgtgctttatctacgactgatgaggacgagcggattcagatactgtgggagatggagagaacaggttccggagcattggtggcgattggtgttgatccacatacctgtgcgccttggtatggagcagttcgggcgccagatatgagttatacgccgtcaccatatgcttcacatatgccatcaccgcatattccgcatatgtcatcatttgatgctgcacagatgccaccgtcttttcatccacagatggcagcatcttcttcttcctacatcccccagatgccatcaccgggtaccagttggccacatgagtatgatacttttttttcaggtccatccgtgtatccagatgagagagttgaacgggtctctcagtccgtagatgatccgacagcatcagttatttctgagcagcatgatcagcagatctcctccattgatataggagaggagccatcacagcaggagcagccggtgaggaccttcctgagaaggtccaagcgaccacgggcgccgcgacgtccttgtgggacttagtctttgttgtatttgtatttagtatttttacatttttgttgtactattttttttttgtacgtttgacatttttattctattgaataatattaaatgttgatttcattttatattatttaattttaaatgattggatattatgatcggtgcatatggatacacatactcgaacgtgtctcagaacattaggagagaaaatattatgctgaaaggactataaaaattataacgtaaataataatatatcaaatgttgctttttgaattgaactttagaaaaaataaatatttttttaagtaaaggaaaggaatacgtaatagaatgctaaaaagataaaaatggaagaaaactaaaattataattttaaatgataaaatttttaaaataaatttaaaaaaaatatcataaaaaaaataataaaataataataaaataagaattataattataaattttaaaaaaatttaattttaatttaaattaaaaattatcatttaaattattatttttattatttaattaaatttatttattaaagattacaaatagataagtaaaaaaatttaaaaaaaaataaataaaaagagaaaacgccattctctcccctccccaaaccccttttttccctccttctcccttctccttctcccttctcccttctcgatcttctccttcttcctttacaaatttaagtaaaggaaaagaatacgtaatatatcataaaaatagaagaaaactaaaattatatttttaaattataaaaattataaattaaattaaataaattgttgcccagctatgcaacccaagaggggggtgaattgggttttaaaaattttaagcttaactaattacttatgaaaagtatttgtcaaaagcttgatgaatgaggagaaggactttagttcaagattaattacctaaagcaagaatgcaaggatataatgaagaattaaagagaaacaataaagcacaccacaaacacaaggatttatagtggttcggtgccaaccttgcacctacatccactccccaagctcctacttgagaattccaaaccactatacttgtattcaacccaaatacaaacgtcggaaactccgacactagctatcccaagctagttcacttatttttcgggtacaagccaactcaatacactccgatttcaggttcggatcaaccttcccttattttggaaaccctccaaaacaaaaataattactcacaaagagtaaaacagtttagagcacaaataagtacaagaatagctccttaaatgagcgaatataacattaaatacactttactcaaatgaagaagccccttttggatttcctcaaagtggatgaagagttgaatgaacgcttgaggagttggtgagctttgattgaaggcttcttgaaggctttaaatgagctcttgattaaggttgaaaagttggcttgagaaaccctctctttgaatgctcttgaatgccctcttgaatgctcttgcttttctctttcaaaatctcttgtatatctcttgtgtatattgtgtatGTCTTGTATTTCTcccttgtttttcaccttttgaaaccttttatagctttaagaaacaaaggaaaacattctaggcaaaaaaagagccgttagagcatttaaagtgagcattaaaagtaaCTAAAAcgggctaaaaactagccgttgcggacaattcccgtcgcaggggtcgactcatgagtcgactcatgcttcaggggtcgactcatgagtcgacctctgttgcaacagccagaaatgtgggtttctgaattttttggtccaaaccagcagaggtcgactcatgagtcgactcacagatcgtgccaagccagaaaaccagcgtgccaataggaatttcagcgtgccaagcagctcattgtgccatgagttgactcatgagtcgactcatgcacttaaaacattcataacttcaaaaatataagtccaaaaataataaaattttcaccaatagatcacaaatcatttgttctaccaaatgatactatcaaatcaggattttggtaaaattacgtttttgcccctgaagagcataaagactttttcaaataaaaaatatttgtatcccttcaatctgctttgtaatcatcaaaatcaatctaggagcaacataaatatatcataaaaatagtaaataaaagagaaaaaatggtaataaaatagaaattataatttaaaataaaaaattaactttaatttaaattaaaaattatcattcaaattactatcctcattaaaaaatttaataaattaaaaaaaaataattaaacaaattataaaaaaaatttaaaaaaaatttaagaaaagaaaaagaataaaaaaataccgaagggaacggcgttttctcctttcctcccttcttctctccttctccctcttctcctttctccctcttctccctcttctcccttctccggcgtctctcctacAGCAccgcggtgagctgcctcctctctctctcttcctctctctctctctctttttaaaaaattttaaaaataaaaattaccagaaaaaaagtcaagggatcgacttacagagtgtggcagccaaaaattttACGTGCCGTTAAActtttttagccatgagtcgattcatggggtcgactaaaaaatataaatctatttttcttagaaaatatgcttccaaaaatattgaaattgcctctaatagattacacatcttttgttcttgcttttgagacttcagaatcatatctgataaaattatgatttttttcttcattttttaactttttaatgtatttattttttgatcaaaatttaattcaaattaaaattttttaagtcacatttataaaatacccgaaaaaataaattgtaattaatttaattattacattttattcttttatgaaatatttttttttataatttttataatttttatttttatttttaattttattccacttttatttttttgacattctattacgtatttttttttatttaaaatattttttaaatattaatatttaaattaatttagttatttaaaatattatttttaatttcaattataattttaattcttatttcttaaaattaaaaattataaactttattcttcaattacaattagaatttctattttttttcaattctttatctttttatgaaatttttttaggcaatttttatattttatttaaaattttttttaattaaattaattttaatttgagaaattaattttaaaaaatatttttatttcacttaatctttaaaattttattttttaaaaaatttaaatttagaattcttattttttatgactttttaaaaattttaactttttaacttttcatcattttttaacttattaatgtattttttttaatcaaaatttaattcaaatttaatttttttaagtcacatttataaaataccataaaaaagaaattgtaattaatttaattttattttattcttttatgatatatt
Protein-coding regions in this window:
- the LOC140855387 gene encoding uncharacterized protein, with product MAWFFSITVRVIGQSQYAVSGYEGESSTVRLLTDSVSDLVLDTRRALSTTDEDERIQILWEMERTGSGALVAIGVDPHTCAPWYGAVRAPDMSYTPSPYASHMPSPHIPHMSSFDAAQMPPSFHPQMAASSSSYIPQMPSPGTSWPHEYDTFFSGPSVYPDERVERVSQSVDDPTASVISEQHDQQISSIDIGEEPSQQEQPVRTFLRRSKRPRAPRRPCGT